One window from the genome of Gimesia aquarii encodes:
- a CDS encoding BatA domain-containing protein, whose translation MTFDFLNPMMLLGLLGIALPILVHLLSRKRYDVVQWGAMQFLQLGRRTRRKIRLEGWLLLAIRMLLIALIALALARPWVSGGFLSKYISTQSRDVVFIIDGSYSMGWEGEATTPHSAAIQWVHRFMEELNPGDTVSIIDARNQPRLVTESPTHQFAAVREKLNHLPPPSGASNLANSISKAIQTLSTTTNLEREIIILTDDQALCWTPEDPILWEQVQDLLQQSAIPIDLWATNVSGERNQGLQSNLRVGQLAVSREVCVKNLPVKISTTIRYDGPEPTLICPVYFEVNGQRIKEKTQSVKIENHGEAAIEFQHRFENEGTHVVSVVLDSDQLPGDDRSDAALHVTSALPVLLVDGTPNFDATRSEVFFANLALMAPTNRTPWIQTTIIEKEQLTSEILKNQAVVILANVDALTEVQAGALIDFVNHQGGGVMITLGDQIDVEQYQKLLFHPEGLIPLKLKTRETSSGVEFGNLTQIKSNSLQTPWLTRFRGEYANGLTSARYNQWWDVSIANKKPLPDDKTESETKLQTAPIEIAQLSNDKPLMLLMNHQRGRVLLMTSSLDADWNNLPAKPDYVPFLHEAVFELSSGRVFRNINTDEPIVVGVPAKTTIDELEFLDPNSEPATGTIDESTNGSTFHCSQTSLPGIYALNPKPGFKTELKPDRFVVNFDRSESNLTPLSEEQQKTLTDEYKLTFFKTLDELKQAMFSDVSETEFWRVLLLFFLLLMIGELFLTRRLVQGGHSALPDGLEQSNNTL comes from the coding sequence ATGACATTTGATTTCCTCAATCCGATGATGCTGCTAGGCCTGTTGGGCATTGCGTTACCCATCTTAGTACATTTACTAAGCCGTAAACGCTATGACGTTGTTCAGTGGGGCGCTATGCAATTTCTGCAATTGGGACGGCGCACCAGACGTAAAATCCGGCTGGAAGGTTGGCTGCTACTAGCAATTCGCATGCTGCTCATTGCACTCATCGCATTGGCATTGGCCCGTCCCTGGGTTTCTGGCGGCTTTTTATCAAAATATATTTCGACACAATCTCGCGATGTCGTCTTCATCATTGACGGCTCTTACAGCATGGGGTGGGAGGGTGAGGCAACAACTCCTCATTCTGCTGCAATACAGTGGGTTCACCGCTTTATGGAAGAATTGAATCCTGGCGATACGGTTTCCATCATCGATGCCCGCAATCAACCACGGCTGGTAACGGAGTCACCTACACATCAGTTTGCAGCAGTACGAGAAAAATTAAATCATCTCCCCCCGCCTTCCGGCGCATCGAATCTGGCAAATTCGATTTCCAAAGCCATTCAAACTCTAAGTACAACAACTAACCTGGAACGGGAAATCATCATTCTGACGGATGATCAAGCACTATGCTGGACTCCAGAAGATCCGATCCTCTGGGAACAGGTGCAGGATCTACTGCAGCAATCAGCAATTCCGATTGACCTGTGGGCCACAAATGTTTCCGGGGAAAGAAATCAGGGATTACAATCAAATTTACGAGTAGGACAACTGGCTGTCTCACGCGAAGTCTGTGTCAAAAACCTCCCTGTAAAAATTTCGACGACCATTCGTTATGATGGGCCGGAGCCTACTCTGATCTGTCCGGTGTATTTCGAGGTAAATGGACAGCGTATCAAAGAAAAAACCCAATCTGTGAAAATCGAAAATCACGGAGAAGCAGCTATTGAATTCCAACATCGATTCGAGAATGAAGGTACTCATGTGGTAAGCGTCGTACTCGATTCGGATCAGCTACCGGGTGATGATCGATCTGATGCCGCATTACACGTCACTAGCGCGCTACCTGTTCTGCTGGTTGATGGGACCCCCAACTTTGATGCAACAAGAAGCGAAGTTTTTTTCGCCAATTTAGCATTAATGGCTCCCACTAATCGTACCCCCTGGATCCAGACAACCATTATCGAAAAAGAACAGCTAACAAGCGAGATCCTAAAAAACCAGGCTGTTGTCATTCTGGCAAATGTTGATGCACTCACGGAAGTCCAAGCAGGAGCGTTGATTGATTTTGTCAATCACCAAGGTGGGGGAGTGATGATCACGTTGGGCGATCAAATTGATGTTGAACAATATCAGAAGTTATTGTTCCATCCTGAGGGCTTAATCCCTCTCAAATTAAAGACCCGTGAAACGAGTAGCGGTGTCGAATTCGGAAATCTGACCCAAATTAAGTCAAATAGTTTACAGACACCCTGGTTGACACGATTTCGTGGAGAATATGCAAACGGACTCACCTCAGCCCGCTATAATCAGTGGTGGGATGTTTCGATTGCAAATAAAAAACCTCTGCCAGATGATAAGACAGAATCAGAGACGAAACTTCAAACGGCTCCCATTGAAATTGCCCAGCTCTCTAATGACAAACCACTGATGCTCTTGATGAATCATCAACGCGGCCGCGTGCTCTTAATGACATCATCGCTCGATGCAGATTGGAATAATTTACCTGCCAAACCTGATTACGTCCCCTTCTTACATGAAGCAGTTTTTGAACTTTCATCCGGCCGTGTGTTTCGCAATATCAATACTGACGAACCGATTGTCGTAGGAGTGCCAGCCAAAACAACCATTGATGAATTAGAATTCCTGGATCCCAATAGTGAACCTGCGACAGGAACGATCGACGAATCTACTAATGGCTCAACCTTTCATTGTTCACAAACATCGTTGCCCGGCATTTATGCTTTGAATCCGAAACCTGGTTTTAAGACAGAACTCAAGCCAGACCGCTTTGTCGTCAATTTTGACCGCAGTGAATCAAATTTGACTCCGCTCTCTGAAGAACAACAGAAAACCCTGACTGATGAATACAAACTAACATTTTTTAAAACACTGGATGAACTGAAACAGGCTATGTTTTCCGACGTCTCGGAAACGGAGTTCTGGAGAGTTCTCTTATTGTTCTTTCTGCTTTTAATGATCGGAGAGTTATTTCTCACCCGGCGACTTGTACAAGGTGGCCATAGTGCGCTCCCTGATGGTTTAGAACAATCAAACAATACACTGTAG
- a CDS encoding vWA domain-containing protein — MSERHFQFNGFELSGWTIVGVCAVILAIFTIVLLFRYERRLVSHSVGNTLIALRVVALVLILFTFLEPVLTWSFNTEKTGRLIVALDVSDSMNTQDRHATDLEKLRLARALKMIGNKKVDSRLDRWEAAYAANKEPEWVDENETANPEKKAQLASSRKSNLQSIFEELDQLSRKEVAQKLLLNPANPILEKLQERGQVDLVLFAGDAISTEKEILNTTLTDVPDQVHMELSNLSQALKSAPSNSDTGAAPISSYILLTDGRDNSQLDPVSTAEQLGQMQIPVYPVVLGSAYQPKDISVSALDFPQTAFKDDRPLLKARIGTNGYEGKDVRVILKQNDRELDVRNFTARGKSKTLEFELKADKLGRQEFTLQTDILPGETRDDNNEKNFAINIVDDKSHVLLVDETARWEFRFLHNALQRDKRIDLEQVLFEQPYLGLLPKPFFPNQLSTKKPPENEPPNQDKSSNPFGEKDLIIIGDVSPNHLKEENWNHIKKFVAEQGGTLVLLAGKKYLPLAHRSEILEELLPLDKMKMVNWNQANFKVPPAERGMRLRLTPEGEKESLFQFDVTPEFNREIWDQLPGHLWFIQGDQKPGTTVLAYGVSPFNAPLDESKDGVIIHRHYGAGQVIWIGIDSTWRWRFRVGDRYHHRFWGQLARWAARNKAAAGNEFVKFSLSKTDIYAGEISTATARWTQAYLDQFPDVKSTVAIYKTTNPEKVINSFELIRQKNQPLIHEANIPPLPAGEYELKLMTSTEVTQGKEITTPLFVHEIKTIELGNLTSNPQLLTEIAESSGGQLLTPQTMDQLLELLPSLSQETTNQDEISLWDHWFILVLIMGILTVEWAIRKLNGLP; from the coding sequence ATGAGTGAACGGCACTTTCAGTTTAATGGATTTGAATTAAGCGGGTGGACTATCGTCGGAGTCTGCGCTGTAATTCTGGCGATCTTCACCATCGTTCTGCTGTTTCGTTATGAGCGTCGTTTAGTCTCCCACTCAGTTGGAAATACGCTTATCGCTCTCAGAGTGGTCGCACTTGTATTAATCTTGTTCACGTTTCTGGAGCCCGTTCTTACCTGGTCTTTCAATACCGAAAAGACGGGACGGCTCATCGTAGCCCTTGATGTCTCTGACAGTATGAATACCCAGGATCGACACGCTACTGATCTGGAAAAACTGCGATTGGCGCGTGCTCTGAAAATGATCGGCAACAAAAAAGTTGATAGTCGGCTTGATCGCTGGGAAGCCGCTTACGCTGCGAATAAGGAACCAGAATGGGTTGACGAAAATGAAACCGCCAATCCCGAAAAGAAGGCGCAATTAGCCAGTAGTCGCAAAAGCAACCTTCAATCCATTTTTGAAGAACTTGATCAACTCTCCCGTAAGGAAGTTGCGCAAAAATTGCTCTTGAATCCCGCGAATCCCATTCTGGAGAAATTGCAAGAGCGAGGACAAGTTGATCTGGTCCTCTTTGCAGGTGATGCCATTTCTACAGAAAAGGAAATCTTGAATACCACACTGACTGATGTGCCTGACCAGGTCCACATGGAACTATCGAATCTCTCGCAAGCGCTCAAATCTGCCCCGAGTAATTCAGATACAGGTGCTGCCCCCATCTCCAGTTATATTCTGCTGACCGATGGACGAGATAACAGCCAGCTTGATCCTGTTTCTACGGCAGAACAACTGGGGCAGATGCAGATCCCCGTTTATCCGGTTGTACTCGGGTCAGCATATCAACCAAAAGATATTTCTGTTTCCGCACTCGATTTTCCTCAGACTGCGTTTAAAGATGATCGACCATTATTAAAAGCTCGTATTGGCACAAATGGGTACGAAGGCAAAGACGTCCGTGTCATCTTGAAACAAAATGATCGTGAGCTTGACGTAAGAAATTTCACCGCTCGGGGCAAGAGCAAAACTCTTGAATTTGAATTGAAGGCAGACAAACTTGGAAGACAGGAATTTACGCTGCAAACAGATATCTTGCCGGGAGAAACTCGTGACGATAATAATGAAAAAAACTTTGCCATTAATATCGTTGATGATAAGTCCCATGTCTTGCTGGTTGATGAGACGGCTCGCTGGGAATTTCGTTTCTTGCATAATGCTTTGCAGCGTGATAAGCGAATCGATCTGGAACAGGTTCTATTCGAGCAACCTTATCTAGGACTCTTACCAAAACCGTTCTTTCCAAATCAATTATCAACAAAAAAACCTCCTGAAAACGAACCACCAAACCAGGATAAAAGTTCAAATCCGTTTGGTGAAAAGGATTTGATTATCATTGGAGATGTTTCACCCAATCATCTCAAAGAGGAGAATTGGAATCATATCAAAAAATTTGTCGCAGAACAGGGAGGCACTCTGGTGCTACTGGCAGGGAAAAAATATCTTCCCTTAGCACATCGCTCTGAAATTCTGGAAGAATTACTACCACTCGATAAAATGAAAATGGTGAACTGGAATCAGGCGAATTTCAAAGTACCTCCTGCGGAACGAGGTATGCGTCTCAGACTCACTCCAGAAGGAGAAAAAGAGTCACTGTTCCAGTTTGATGTGACTCCGGAATTCAACCGTGAGATCTGGGATCAACTACCAGGACACCTCTGGTTCATCCAGGGAGATCAAAAACCAGGAACAACAGTCTTAGCCTACGGCGTCTCTCCATTCAACGCTCCCCTGGACGAAAGCAAAGATGGCGTCATCATTCATCGTCATTATGGAGCCGGTCAAGTGATCTGGATTGGCATCGATAGTACTTGGCGCTGGCGGTTTCGTGTAGGCGACCGCTATCACCATCGCTTCTGGGGACAATTAGCACGCTGGGCTGCGCGTAACAAAGCAGCCGCAGGTAATGAATTTGTCAAATTCAGTTTGAGTAAAACAGATATCTATGCCGGCGAAATCTCGACCGCCACCGCGCGTTGGACGCAGGCGTATCTTGATCAATTCCCGGATGTGAAATCTACCGTTGCGATTTACAAAACCACAAACCCGGAAAAAGTCATTAATTCATTCGAATTAATCAGACAAAAGAACCAGCCACTCATTCATGAAGCCAACATTCCACCGCTTCCGGCGGGTGAATATGAACTCAAACTAATGACCTCCACTGAAGTAACCCAAGGAAAGGAAATCACAACTCCTTTGTTTGTTCATGAAATTAAAACGATTGAGTTGGGTAATTTGACTTCGAACCCGCAATTACTTACAGAAATCGCTGAGTCCAGTGGAGGGCAATTACTGACTCCCCAGACCATGGACCAACTCTTGGAATTATTGCCCTCATTAAGCCAGGAAACGACGAATCAGGACGAAATATCGCTTTGGGATCACTGGTTTATTCTCGTTTTGATCATGGGTATTCTCACCGTGGAATGGGCCATTCGCAAATTGAATGGTTTGCCTTGA
- a CDS encoding DUF4175 family protein gives MDGQLTLFVNELKRQLNQLDRRIRSLALLRGLGLVILVLICLITLQISLDFLFSLDTTARVVLSSLSLTVLVGCIWFAMLRRVFHKRTPVELAAIVEESQSTLNERLTSVLELSSVQNESSSILMREHLAKETIASLTTFNITDSVPSDRAMRFIMSAGIAILLFLTPLLVWPDAYKLLLSRSVIPWGNFATVSSLYFEVQPGDETVARGKDLQILATPRWHTKQPETIKEVWIEWEDSQGEPFSRRMDLNETTGQYTTQFPRLLSGFQYIITTERSRSKRYTIQISEPPSITDTLLTITPPGYTHEKLQEFTVLPSEISVPEQSQFKINLTFDRAVKDATLQYQHYLAGSDNQQRPPVEHQKFVLSEDRLSAQLELPVHKKSFVFHIEFISEKGNLTTKTSEHLVKVIPDRAPEIEISLYNQSEFFKPDQTLSVPVKVIDDYSVKELEVHVQKLDEKPILIKVPAEQLETKSVSHEFKIDLKEIKAKQADIFTYRVRAADNREVPSPNVVWSTPRVFGIDKNAEEQLSAGVISRQQKLRDELRKIQEDFKKHQKAVDQKIANLKQPTEKGKLKGEDQQELQELSKEERKIAQRLETLANDFLQLPLYQKLAEQTQEVARHDFVKHHDTLKSAADKETVEQARKELSSTPKAMSATDKKLDDLAQQYEKLVELENDLLNLNRLAEETDHLANDLLAFNNKVESATQQPDTKANENQNNPNSQKKQHAEKQKLSPEIEQDLANFQNELKHRQSRLSEDLNNLLKRRPELVDAARNFQLKQLDSLVNQTSQLVEPQRQLAQAMQQQAPLAASKPATNEPQTVSTPGNETAKGPEIQTAAAGPGDSEPVKTAQATEPQMSPNNPPAAQNQSESVLDLQKQQQDLAAAATNFVLEAAQEFGPQSEPTRKATQLAEESIKAQKEANAGRLHEASQAANRAAKIAEEIMSAHEAQNKDQTERDAFKEQTEKLANMQQELAGKLEEASTSEALRQEALKNSQQALAQQTKALSEQLAETSQKLNTNPIGLKKEGKQAERTQQKTAKAEQQMQKAVEDLSKEDLKRASQQAQQAARTLQEAAQQAQKSRPQQPTETPVPEKVGNQVTDAAMQLRNAQKQLEQTPEFKAGDQTLAQKSQAKSGESNSKSNQTQSSQQEDSQARDQNKLEDTKRGNDAQSSKEQVAQNSKSQSQQSKSGKPSQSSSSKKAAEALKRAAESLSQAATELKSKAQQGSNPGKGQESQTASKNMASGKGQGRSEGGGARNSVDFSQLKTKLKAMSSRNWGELPGNLDTEILQGSRSKTDPEYARLIKHYFEAIAKSKPDNN, from the coding sequence ATGGATGGGCAGTTAACTCTTTTTGTGAACGAACTGAAACGACAGTTAAATCAGCTTGACCGCAGAATCCGTTCGTTGGCTCTGTTACGCGGACTCGGTTTGGTAATTCTCGTTCTGATTTGTTTGATCACGTTACAAATCAGTCTGGATTTTCTGTTCTCATTAGACACAACCGCACGCGTTGTCTTGAGTTCTCTCTCTCTAACGGTTTTGGTCGGCTGTATTTGGTTTGCGATGCTACGCAGGGTATTTCATAAAAGGACGCCTGTCGAATTGGCTGCGATTGTGGAAGAATCGCAATCGACGCTCAACGAGCGACTGACATCTGTACTGGAATTGTCATCGGTTCAAAATGAATCCAGCTCGATTTTAATGCGGGAGCATTTAGCAAAAGAAACGATTGCTTCGCTTACAACATTCAATATCACAGATTCTGTCCCCTCTGATCGTGCCATGCGGTTTATCATGAGTGCGGGAATCGCCATCCTCCTGTTTTTAACTCCCTTACTCGTCTGGCCTGATGCGTACAAACTGTTACTTTCGCGAAGTGTGATTCCCTGGGGTAATTTTGCAACCGTCAGTTCGCTTTACTTTGAAGTTCAACCGGGAGACGAAACAGTTGCGCGCGGCAAAGATTTGCAAATATTAGCAACTCCTCGCTGGCACACAAAACAGCCTGAAACAATCAAAGAAGTGTGGATTGAATGGGAAGACTCACAAGGCGAACCCTTTTCCAGACGTATGGATCTAAACGAGACAACAGGGCAATACACTACTCAGTTTCCGCGCCTGCTGAGTGGATTCCAATATATTATCACTACTGAACGCAGCCGGAGTAAGCGATATACAATTCAGATTTCTGAGCCTCCTTCGATCACTGATACTCTTTTGACGATCACGCCACCTGGATATACGCACGAAAAACTACAAGAGTTCACAGTGCTACCCAGCGAAATCAGCGTTCCTGAACAGAGTCAATTTAAAATCAATCTCACCTTTGACCGCGCTGTTAAAGATGCGACGCTTCAATACCAGCATTATTTAGCTGGCTCCGATAACCAACAGCGCCCCCCAGTTGAACACCAAAAATTTGTATTGAGTGAAGACCGGTTATCAGCACAACTCGAACTTCCTGTCCATAAAAAAAGTTTTGTGTTCCATATTGAATTCATAAGTGAAAAGGGAAATTTGACGACGAAAACATCGGAACATCTTGTAAAAGTGATTCCAGACCGCGCCCCTGAAATTGAAATTTCTCTTTATAACCAGTCAGAATTCTTTAAGCCTGACCAAACACTCTCTGTTCCCGTCAAAGTCATCGATGATTATTCTGTCAAAGAACTGGAAGTCCATGTTCAAAAATTGGATGAGAAACCGATCCTGATCAAAGTTCCTGCGGAACAGTTGGAAACAAAATCGGTCAGTCATGAGTTTAAAATTGACCTCAAGGAAATCAAAGCGAAACAAGCTGATATCTTTACTTATCGAGTCCGTGCTGCTGATAATCGAGAAGTCCCCTCACCAAATGTTGTCTGGTCAACTCCACGTGTTTTCGGAATTGATAAAAATGCCGAAGAGCAACTTTCAGCAGGAGTGATCTCTCGCCAACAGAAACTGCGAGATGAACTTAGAAAAATTCAAGAGGATTTTAAGAAACATCAGAAAGCCGTTGATCAAAAAATTGCAAATTTAAAGCAGCCAACGGAAAAAGGAAAACTAAAAGGAGAGGATCAACAAGAATTACAAGAGTTGAGCAAAGAAGAACGCAAAATCGCGCAACGCCTGGAAACCTTAGCCAATGATTTTCTACAGCTGCCCCTCTATCAGAAACTGGCAGAACAAACGCAAGAGGTTGCACGTCATGATTTCGTCAAACATCATGACACACTGAAATCAGCGGCTGATAAAGAAACTGTTGAACAGGCTCGAAAAGAATTGAGTTCAACTCCTAAGGCGATGTCTGCAACAGACAAGAAACTCGATGATCTTGCTCAGCAGTACGAGAAACTGGTTGAGTTAGAGAATGATTTACTCAATCTGAATCGGCTAGCCGAAGAGACAGACCATCTTGCGAATGATTTGCTTGCCTTTAACAACAAAGTAGAGTCTGCGACTCAACAGCCAGATACAAAAGCAAATGAAAATCAAAATAATCCGAATTCACAAAAAAAACAGCATGCGGAAAAGCAAAAGTTGTCGCCCGAAATCGAACAGGATCTGGCTAATTTTCAAAACGAACTGAAACACCGCCAGTCGCGACTTTCCGAGGATTTAAACAACTTACTGAAACGCAGGCCGGAGTTGGTAGATGCGGCTCGTAATTTCCAATTAAAGCAGCTCGATTCGCTGGTAAATCAAACTTCTCAGCTTGTCGAGCCACAAAGACAGCTTGCTCAGGCAATGCAACAGCAGGCACCTTTAGCGGCCAGTAAACCTGCTACGAATGAACCTCAAACTGTTTCTACCCCTGGAAATGAAACCGCTAAAGGTCCTGAGATCCAAACGGCAGCAGCCGGTCCTGGGGATTCTGAACCGGTGAAAACAGCACAAGCAACCGAACCCCAAATGAGTCCCAATAATCCCCCTGCAGCTCAGAATCAGTCAGAATCTGTTCTGGATTTACAAAAACAACAACAAGATCTAGCCGCAGCTGCAACAAATTTTGTGTTGGAAGCAGCACAAGAATTTGGCCCCCAATCTGAACCGACTCGCAAAGCGACTCAATTAGCCGAAGAGTCAATCAAGGCGCAAAAAGAAGCCAATGCCGGTCGCTTACATGAAGCTAGCCAGGCTGCCAATCGTGCCGCCAAAATCGCCGAAGAAATCATGAGTGCACACGAGGCGCAAAATAAAGATCAGACAGAACGAGACGCCTTTAAAGAACAAACTGAGAAGCTTGCGAATATGCAGCAAGAGCTCGCAGGAAAACTGGAAGAAGCTTCCACATCAGAAGCTTTGCGTCAGGAGGCACTTAAAAATTCACAGCAAGCCTTGGCACAACAAACGAAGGCATTGTCGGAACAACTGGCAGAAACTTCACAAAAGCTAAACACGAATCCGATTGGATTGAAAAAAGAGGGAAAACAAGCGGAACGCACCCAACAGAAAACTGCAAAAGCCGAACAGCAAATGCAGAAAGCAGTAGAAGATCTCTCGAAAGAAGACCTCAAACGCGCGTCGCAACAAGCCCAACAAGCAGCCAGGACCCTGCAAGAAGCGGCACAACAGGCTCAAAAATCGAGGCCACAGCAACCGACAGAGACTCCCGTTCCTGAAAAGGTCGGTAATCAGGTTACCGATGCCGCGATGCAACTACGTAACGCACAAAAACAACTTGAACAAACCCCTGAGTTTAAAGCTGGTGACCAAACACTGGCTCAAAAGAGCCAGGCGAAATCCGGAGAATCGAACTCAAAATCAAATCAAACTCAGTCATCACAACAAGAAGACTCTCAAGCCAGAGATCAAAACAAATTGGAGGACACAAAGCGCGGGAATGACGCACAATCCTCGAAAGAACAGGTCGCCCAGAATTCAAAAAGTCAGAGTCAACAATCGAAATCCGGAAAACCTTCTCAGTCCTCGTCATCTAAAAAAGCGGCAGAAGCGCTGAAACGTGCAGCAGAGTCGCTTTCACAGGCAGCGACAGAACTGAAATCAAAAGCTCAACAAGGCTCGAATCCCGGAAAAGGACAGGAATCACAGACCGCATCCAAAAATATGGCTTCTGGAAAGGGGCAAGGCCGAAGTGAAGGCGGTGGCGCCAGAAATAGTGTCGATTTTTCGCAACTCAAAACGAAGTTAAAAGCAATGTCCAGTCGAAACTGGGGAGAACTCCCGGGCAACCTGGATACGGAAATTTTGCAAGGCTCGCGAAGCAAAACGGATCCGGAATACGCGCGTTTGATCAAACACTATTTTGAAGCAATTGCCAAATCGAAACCTGATAACAACTAA
- a CDS encoding prenyltransferase/squalene oxidase repeat-containing protein, whose translation MMRWLIVCIVLVFSVSTQTRCWAQELDQQKKQLDEGIQRAIQFLSISQQPSGAWSFNSYGESTAATSLAIMAFMAAGYVPEEGPYGEQMNKGIDWVLSHQAANGLVVHHKSHGPMYSHGISTLMLAEVAGMLKGEREKKCRQVLERAVKVIISAQDVAKDKRNAGGWRYSQTSKDSDLSVTGWQLLALRAAKNIGCDISADHIDRAVAYVRHCRGRNNVGFAYQPGGAPSATRTGTGILALEICGKHHTRDALEAGDYLVQHPLRPDEFYYYYGAYYCSVGMFKMGGEYWKKTRAAIIPQLLEMQKHDGSWLATKGSEKGAGKVYSTSLAVLALAVEYQYLPIYQR comes from the coding sequence ATGATGCGCTGGTTGATAGTATGCATTGTTCTTGTTTTTTCTGTATCTACGCAAACTCGTTGCTGGGCTCAAGAACTCGATCAACAAAAAAAACAACTTGATGAAGGTATTCAACGGGCAATTCAGTTTTTATCAATCTCACAACAGCCTTCAGGAGCTTGGTCCTTCAATTCCTATGGTGAATCAACGGCTGCGACTTCGTTGGCAATCATGGCGTTTATGGCCGCAGGCTATGTTCCAGAAGAAGGCCCCTACGGCGAGCAGATGAATAAAGGAATCGACTGGGTCCTGTCTCATCAGGCAGCGAACGGCCTGGTCGTACATCATAAAAGTCACGGCCCGATGTACAGCCACGGCATCAGCACACTGATGCTGGCAGAAGTAGCGGGAATGCTAAAAGGAGAACGAGAGAAAAAATGCCGTCAGGTATTGGAACGCGCCGTGAAAGTGATCATCTCTGCGCAGGATGTTGCCAAAGATAAAAGGAACGCGGGTGGCTGGCGTTATTCTCAAACGAGTAAAGATAGCGACCTGAGTGTCACAGGGTGGCAACTATTAGCACTACGCGCCGCAAAAAATATTGGATGTGATATTTCTGCTGACCATATCGACCGGGCAGTCGCCTATGTGCGTCATTGTCGGGGACGAAATAATGTTGGCTTTGCATACCAACCCGGCGGAGCTCCTAGCGCAACAAGAACGGGTACAGGAATTCTGGCTCTGGAAATCTGTGGAAAACATCACACAAGAGACGCACTGGAAGCAGGCGATTACCTGGTCCAGCATCCTTTGAGACCGGACGAATTTTATTACTACTACGGTGCCTATTACTGCAGTGTGGGCATGTTTAAAATGGGGGGAGAGTACTGGAAAAAGACACGAGCAGCAATCATTCCGCAATTACTGGAAATGCAGAAACATGATGGAAGCTGGCTCGCCACGAAAGGCAGCGAAAAGGGAGCGGGCAAGGTTTATTCCACATCTCTCGCGGTCCTGGCTCTCGCCGTCGAATATCAGTACCTGCCGATCTACCAACGTTAA
- the larC gene encoding nickel pincer cofactor biosynthesis protein LarC, producing MRIAYLDCSTGISGDMTLAALVDAGVNADQICAGIDSLGLPDVKLTFSSTMKGGFHATSVQIDHPEQHAHRHLSDIVKILKQSNQLTPKQFEISLSLFTAIASAEAKVHGSTIDQVHFHEVGAIDSIVDIVGVAIGFDLLSVEQVISSPVPTGFGQIKIDHGICTVPAPGTAELLKGIPLADISIEAELTTPTGAAIISTLVDRFSMIPPMTIEEIGYGAGTKTFPERANLLRIFVGELATKSNTDNVTLLETNLDDVSGEIIGYTKQKLLESGALDVYSTSIQMKKDRPATLLSVICKPESSDKLESILFQETETLGIRRHQLQRSIRPRQRHTVKTAWGNVEGKISLTQHQQSQFTPEYESCALIAVEQGVSLRTIYRAAEAAFMIESKSSNSPNLNDANVPHDHDHDHDHDHDHDHDHDHDHDHDHDH from the coding sequence GTGCGGATTGCCTATTTAGATTGTTCTACTGGAATCAGTGGTGATATGACGTTGGCGGCACTGGTTGACGCTGGTGTGAATGCAGATCAGATTTGTGCCGGTATTGATTCGCTTGGACTGCCTGATGTGAAGCTGACTTTTTCTTCCACTATGAAAGGTGGCTTTCATGCAACGTCAGTTCAAATTGATCATCCGGAGCAACACGCTCATCGCCACTTAAGCGATATCGTTAAAATCCTGAAACAATCCAATCAGCTCACTCCGAAGCAATTTGAAATTTCACTCTCGCTGTTCACAGCAATTGCATCAGCGGAGGCCAAGGTTCACGGTTCTACAATCGATCAAGTTCATTTCCATGAAGTCGGTGCTATCGATTCGATAGTTGACATTGTAGGAGTGGCAATTGGTTTCGACCTGTTGAGTGTCGAGCAAGTGATTTCAAGTCCTGTTCCCACAGGTTTCGGACAGATAAAAATCGATCACGGAATTTGTACCGTTCCTGCGCCAGGCACAGCTGAACTCTTGAAAGGGATTCCTCTTGCAGACATTTCTATTGAAGCAGAGCTAACAACCCCCACAGGTGCAGCCATTATTTCGACACTTGTTGATCGCTTTTCAATGATCCCCCCCATGACGATAGAAGAAATCGGATACGGAGCAGGTACGAAAACATTTCCCGAAAGAGCGAATCTCTTGAGAATCTTTGTCGGAGAACTCGCTACAAAAAGTAATACTGACAACGTTACGCTACTGGAAACCAATCTCGATGACGTTTCGGGAGAAATTATAGGCTATACAAAACAAAAACTATTGGAATCGGGGGCGCTAGATGTCTACTCCACTTCGATTCAGATGAAAAAAGACCGACCTGCCACCCTGCTCAGTGTCATTTGCAAACCGGAATCATCGGATAAACTCGAATCGATTCTTTTTCAGGAAACAGAAACACTGGGGATTCGTCGGCATCAATTGCAACGTTCGATTCGGCCTCGCCAACGACACACTGTGAAAACAGCTTGGGGAAACGTCGAAGGCAAAATCTCTCTGACACAACATCAGCAATCACAATTTACTCCAGAATATGAATCGTGTGCACTGATTGCAGTAGAGCAAGGAGTTTCATTGCGAACCATTTATCGTGCGGCTGAAGCAGCTTTTATGATTGAAAGCAAATCAAGTAACAGCCCCAATCTTAACGATGCAAATGTGCCCCACGACCACGACCACGACCACGACCACGACCACGACCACGACCACGACCACGACCACGACCACGACCACGACCACGACCACTAA